In Kocuria turfanensis, a single genomic region encodes these proteins:
- the def gene encoding peptide deformylase has product MAIRPVVITGNPVLHRPAAKVTAFDDALRALVEDMYETMDAAHGVGLAAPQIGVGLRIFTYAFPNDDGVPPRGVLVNPVLTLGRVSQDAPDPDEESEGCLSVPGYSWPLKRADWVRVAGVDTAGAPVAFEANGWFARVMQHEYDHLDGKLYLDRLNDKWARKARRAVKAEGWGRDGHSWTPGVDEDPFGH; this is encoded by the coding sequence ATGGCCATCCGCCCCGTGGTGATCACCGGCAACCCCGTCCTGCACCGCCCCGCCGCCAAGGTGACGGCGTTCGACGACGCGCTGCGCGCCCTCGTCGAGGACATGTACGAGACCATGGACGCCGCCCACGGCGTGGGTCTGGCCGCCCCGCAGATCGGCGTGGGCCTGCGGATCTTCACCTACGCGTTCCCGAACGACGACGGGGTCCCGCCGCGCGGGGTGCTCGTGAACCCCGTGCTGACCCTCGGCCGGGTCTCCCAGGACGCCCCGGACCCGGACGAGGAGTCCGAGGGCTGCCTCTCCGTGCCCGGCTACAGCTGGCCGCTCAAGCGCGCGGACTGGGTCCGGGTGGCCGGGGTCGACACCGCGGGAGCGCCGGTGGCCTTCGAGGCCAACGGCTGGTTCGCCCGGGTGATGCAGCACGAGTACGACCACCTGGACGGCAAGCTCTACCTGGACCGGCTCAACGACAAGTGGGCCCGCAAGGCCCGCAGGGCGGTCAAGGCGGAGGGCTGGGGCCGGGACGGCCACAGCTGGACCCCGGGGGTCGACGAGGACCCGTTCGGGCACTGA